Genomic DNA from Pseudomonas sp. CCC3.1:
TGCTTTGATCGGAGGGCTTTTGGGCGGTTCATTAAACCTCAGCGCCGTGTCATGGCAAGGGCTGGCAACAACCGATATTAATTTGCTCGGTTACCTCAACCAACTCATCTCCTTGAATCCCAGTATTGGCAGCTACGACGAGTTACTCAAAACCAATATCAAACTCACTCAACTTCTGGAAGCGGCTGTTACCGTATTAAAGAAAAACGGACCAGGTGCTGATATCGCAGTGAATGCACTGGGTGCCGTCATAGATCTAGTGGCACTCACCAATGGCACACAAGTGTTAAAACTGGGCGACTTAATCAACATCAAAAACGGAACCCCAAGTGCAGGCTTGGATGCAAATCTGAAAGTATTTGATCTCTTACAAGGTCTTGTTCAGCTCTCTAACGGCAAGAGCGCCGTATCGGCTCATCTGACGATCAACCCCCTTAACCTCGTTAACATTGATGTTTACACCAAGGTCATTCAACCCCCTCAACTGTCGGCGATCGGCAACCCGGCATTAATCAAAAAGGACTACACAGGCCCTAATCAAATATCGGTTCGCACCGCGCAAGTACAGACCAGAATACAAATCGGTTTGCCCTTGCTCAATGCACTGCAGCCGCTGACCAATTTATTAACCAGCTTGGTATCCACCGTTGCAGAAATTGTAGGCAAGGTTTTACAACTTAATCTGATAGCCGCTGTTGAGTGCTTACTCAATTGCAAGTCAGTCGCCTCACTCAGCCTCTTATCCGAGATCGACATTTATATTGAGGCCGCCAGTGCCAATAGCTACGTCACGGATTACAGCTGCATCAGTGACACCTCGAAAACCCTGACCGCCCAAGCCAATACCGCATTAGCCAAAGTCAGCATTGGTGCACCTCCGAAAACAGGTACTTTTCCGCCGATAGACGTGACTACCAACAGCCTCATCATTGCCCCTGTCAACCTCATCAACATCAACATGAAAACCTGCGCACTGGCAATTCTTTGTTCAACAGGCAATGGCGATGGTGGCAGTTTTAACCTCAAAGTTCATACTGATGTGGCACCTTCCAAAAAGACTTTACTTTACGCATCACCTGATCTTCTTGGCGTCAAACAAGCCACTACTTATCAAAGCTTTGGCTCCAATGCCAATGTGCTGCAAATCTCCAATGCGTCTGGCAGCGTCATCACAACGTCTTACACCCCGCCCGCGGGTAAAACGGTCACAGGCTCCCTCCTTGAAGCCGTCTCAGGATTGATCAACACGCTCACGTCGAGCCTCATAACGGTCTTGAACGGCATTCTGGGTTCGCTGGTCAATCCAATCCTCAACACATTACTGACCGCGCTCGGTGTCAACATTGCCGTAGCAGATGTGGGCGCCAACCTCTCCTGCAACCAAGGCGGACGCCCTCAACTAATCCTTTGACAACTCCGACTGATCAACCACTGGCAACTCCACGCAAAACCGGGCCCCGTGCCCGGTATTGCTGACGCTTAACCGCCCGCCCATGTTGTCGATAATGCCGTAGCTCACGGACAACCCCAGCCCGGTGCCCAACCCAATCGGCTTGGTGGTAAAGAATGGTTCAAAGATCCGCTCCAGCAATCGCGGATCAATACCCCCCGCGTTGTCTTCGACCCACAGGCGCACGCAGTTGCCGCACGCTTGCGCGCTCAAGGTAATCCAGGGCTGGAACTCACGGTCGGTTTCACGCTTGCTCATCAGGGCATCACGGGCGTTGACCAGCAAGTTGATCAGCACTTGTTCCAACTGGTCGGCGTGGCCGCGAACCAGCAAGGTGCTCTCCAGACTTTCACTGCGCAACTCCACACCTTTGCCCCGCAAGCCTTCGCCGAGCAAGGCCAGCGTCCCTTCCAGCGCTTGCACCGGGTTGAACACTTGCTGCTCGACCTCAGAACGGCGGCCGAACACCCGCATATGGTCGACCACCCGCGCCGCACGCTGGATTTGCGCGTCTATGCGGGCGAGTTTGTCTTGCAGGTAATCAACCTGTACATCGCCGTTGCTCAGGCGCTTGAGCACATTGACGATGGCCATGCGCATCACGTTCAGCGGCTGATTGATCTCATGGGCAAGGCCGGTGGCCATTTCACCCAGGGTGGCCATTTTGGCGCTGTGGGTCAGTTGCTGTTGCGAGCGACGCACCTCGGTGTTGTCTCGGCCCACGGCCTGGATTTCCAACAGCGTGCCCTCGGCGTCAAATACGCCGCGATCCGACCACACCCACCAGGCGTATTCACGCCCCGGCAGTTGCAAGCTGATTTCGGCCGTACTGACCGGGTTTTCCGGGCTTAACTTTGAGATGCGCTGCACAAACGCTTCGCGCTGCTCGGCCGAGAGCCAACTGCCCAGGTTGATCCCCGCCAGTTGTTCGGTGGTGCATTCCAGGTAGTGGGCCAGCGGCTGGTTACCGAAGGTCAGGGTCAAATCCGGCTGGTAACGACAAATCATTGCCGGGGAATCTTCGACCAGAATCCGGTAGCGCTCTTCACTGCGCTTGACCCGTTCAGCCGTCTCGGTGGCTTCGGTGACGTCCAGCCACAGCCCGACGGCTTCAACCGGCAATCCCACGTCATCGCGCAATAATTTGGCTTCATCCAGCAGCCAGTGATAATTGCCGCCTCGATCACGCAGGCGATAGCGACTGCGGGCGCTGCCATTTCGCAGCAGTTGGCGGGTGCGCTCAAAATACTGTTCGCGGTCGTCGGGGTGAATCCACTCGATCAGCTCGGCCCCCGTGCTCTCGGCCAACGTCCAGCCGAGCAATGGCTGCAAGCTGTCGCTGAAGAACTCAGGCAGCAACGCGCCTTCTTCATACCGCTGCACATAGATCACCGCTGGTGAGCTGGCGATTAAATTGTTCAGCCGGGCGTGTGCGGCGTCGGCCTGTAGCTGCTGATGTTTGATGTCGCTGACATCCAGCATGAAACCCACAATGCGCCGCTCCGGGCCGGTACCCAGCACTTGGCCCTGAACCCGGTACCACGGCGCTGTCTGGGCACTCTGCGGCTGATGCAGTCGCGCACAGAACAATAACGTGGTGCCGTGTTCCAGCAACTCATTGAAACGGTAGTTCAGTTCGTCACGATCAACAGGATGAAACAGCGCCAGCCAGGCATCACGTGTCAGCGGCTCCTGTGTCGACAGCAAGCTCGCACCCAGCTGCGGAGCCAACTGCACCTGCTGAAGGCTCGTGGACCATTCCCACCAGCCGGTCCCCAGTAGTTCTTGCAGGGCGTGCGTGCGCACTTGTTGCTGCTGGTGTTGCTGCTCACGCAAGCGGTCCAGCAGCGGCCCGGCCAAACCCGCGCACACTTGCAGCCAGTCGCTCGCACTCATCTGCGGGCCATGCAACGACGCCGGGTAAAACCCCAGCAGCAGCCAGGCCGACAACCCTTGTTGATCGTAATACGGCACCAGCACACCGTCGGCATTGCCAAACAGGTCGTTGAGCCGCGGGTTGCCGTCACGCTCAACCCGCTGGGGAGACGAGCCGGTAAGCGGGTCGAACAAACCGCCCAGCATTTGCCCTGCCGTCCAAAGCTTTGGAGCATCAAACGCGTGATACGCGCTGTACAGGTACCAGCCGGGCTGAGACTCATCGCGCAGGGCCAGCGCCATGCAAGGCACGCGTCCATGCTGGGCCACGTTTTGCAGCGCTTCATCTGCCACTTCAGACAACCGCGTGAAACCGCATTGGCGCAGTTGCTCGCCCACCCGCAGGGTTAATTGCGTGCATTGCTCTCGGCTGCGGGCCTGCTGGCTGCCGAGCCTTAAATCGCTGATGTCCAGCAGTTGCAAGAGCCAGCCGTCTGCCTGCGGCTGGACCCAGCCACGGGTGTGTACCACCCGCAGGCCCACGCATTGAAAATCGAGATCAAGGCTTTGCCCGACCCAATCTGCCGGTACCCCTTCAAGCGCCATTGTGCTGCCCGGCACCATGTAATCGAGCAACAGGCGTGGCGCTCCATGACCCTGGCCCCGCGCCAGGCCATAACGTTGCAGGCCGTGGGTTTCCAATACGCGCCCTTGATGATCAAGGACCAACTGAATACCCGCTTCGGAACGGGCCAGCGGCTCAGAAAACGCAGGCACGCGTTCGTTGGACCGCCCCAGTAACCGCTCAAATACCCCGTCATCGCGATTCAAAGTTGCAGACTCGACTGGGCCTGTAAATCATCCGGCAAACTGGGCACCGTGATACCCGGCAGCTTGAGCACCGGCATGATATTGCTCAATGCCGTAGACGGAAGCTTGACCGTCACCTTCAGAATTTTGTTGTTGAGGTCATACTCCGCTTTTTTCTGGATCGAGTCTCGCACCGCAGACGGCACCCAGGTCAGCTTGTCCGTCAACACGTCAGTCGCCACCTTTTCCACCGCCTCTTTGTAAGCCTTGTCCGTTAGCGACGTCGGATCAACAGCCACGCTGCGCCGCACGGCCTCAGCCGTCGAGTTGTTGAATGACTGCATCAGCAGCAACGGCAAGCTGTAGCTGACAACGCCGTAGAGAACTGCGAAAAAGATCACAAATACCAACGCGAACTCAATCGCGACGGCACCTTTTTGCTTCTGAGGAAGGCCTGTTTTCATGACTGCGTCTACCCTGCCAATCGACCGTAATATCATCATAGAATCATTCGTAAAAAAGGGATGCTTAATACGTGATTCACTTTCTTGTTGTGTTCATTTGGTTCATCGCCTGCGCCACCCAAGACCTCATCCAGCGCCAGATCGCCAACAGCCTGACCTTTGGCGCAGCGGCACTGGCGCTGCTGTACATGCTCTGGACCGGCCACACCTGGCTCGGCGCCAGTGCAGGCGAAGGGGGCTGGGCGCTGTTGATCGCATTAGTCCTGACCCTGCCCGGCTATGCCTTGAACAAACTGGGCGCGGGCGATGTAAAACTGTTGATTGCCCTGGCGCTTGCAACCGATCGTCAGATGCTGCTGGGCACCTTTATCGGCGCGGGTCTTGGTGCCGGACTGTGGTACTGGCTGGCGCCAAAATTTCGGTCTTTGCTGAATCAACGGCTTAACCCTCACGGCATGGAACCTACCCTGCAAACGTCAAAAAAATTGCCTTTTGCACCTTTTCTACTCTTTGGCTTCACTGTGACGACTTTGTGTATACCCTAGTCAGAACGTAGGACTTATTTGATGTACAGCGTGGGAAACTACGTCTATGTTTTAAAACCCCCCCCCATTCAAAAGAATGGTCAAGGACGCCCAATATTTGGCTTGCCAGGCATGGAGTAACGCGTGAACAAGCTCACCTCTCTAATAAAAGTACTAGTGGTCGACGACCAACCTTTGATCGTCGAAGAACTCAGCGAATTTCTGGAAAGCAGCGGTTACCGCTGTGTGCCTTGCGTTTCCAGCCGTGAAGCAATTGCGGCTTTCGTCGCCGATCCCGAGATCAGTCTGGTGTTGTGTGACCTGCACATGCCCGACATGAACGGTATCGAGTTGACTCAGCACCTGCAGAAAATTGCCGGTAAACGCCGATTGTTTGAAAGCATCCTGCTGACCGGCCGAGCCGATAAACAGGACGTGATCAAAGCCTTGCGCATCGGTATTGCCGACTACTATCAAAAGCCGGTCGACCTGGACGAGTTGCTTGAGGGCATCAAACGTCAGGACGCGGTTTTGCAGGAGCGTAAAAAAACTGAACATCTGGGCCACCTGAATCAGAAAATGCAGTTTTTAGCCGCATCGATCGACGGCCTTTATCACGACATGGAGTCCGTGATGCGCCCCGCGCAAACCGTGCCTTCCCCACCCCCTGAACAGGCTCAAGTCGAAGGTCAGGTCCCTCCCATATTCAAACAGCTGTCACCGCGCCAACTGGATGTCGCCAAGCTCGTGGGCAAAGGCCAGACCAACTACCAGATCGCCTGTGACCTGGGCATTACCGAGAACACGGTCAAGCTCTACGTGTCGCAAGTGCTGCGTCTGACCCACATGAATAACCGCACCCAACTGGCCCTGGCGTTGTCTCCTAGCGCCGCTAGCCAGCAGCATCGGCAAACCGCGCACTAGCGCTTGAGCCACGCTCCGAGAGCCTGTTGGAGCGTGGCTAGCCGCAGCCCAAAAACCTCTGTAGCAGCTGCCGAGCTTCGCGAGGTTGCGTGCGATTGCGAAACGATCGTAAATGCTGAATACCTGATCCTCCTGAAAGATCGCGATAGCCGTTTTTACGACGACTACGTCGCCGGACGTAGCCTGCGGCAACTGCTACGAATGTGCTTAAGCCACTCCTGCGACCTTACTCCTGCTTGGCCTTACCGCCTTCACTCTGCTTGTAGTACTCAGGTATCGGATGCGTGTAGCTGTCCAGCCAGCGTTGCAGGCTGCGCTCGCGTTCTGCCGGGGTCGCCGTCTGGGTCACCGCAGACTTCGCCTGCCCATTGATCTGAAGCTGCAACCAGCGTTCGGTTTCCTGCTGCGACTGAGCCGCCGGCCCCGGCTGAATGGCCAGGGCACTCAATGGCAATACCGCCAGCAGCACGCCCACGTGAATAGACACTTTCATGACACACCTCCACTGCATTATTTGATCGCAGCAACCTGGTTGCTGGCAGGCCGGGCCTGGGTTTTAAGGGCTTGTGCTCTTGCCTGTGCATCACCTACCTGCTCAGGCGTCAACCCGGCACGCGTCACCAGTTCTGAGGCCTGTTTCCACTGGTCCTGATAAATCAGCAACGTCACCAGATTCAGCGCTGCCAACGAGTCTGTCTGCTTGAGCTCCAAAGCGGTCAAGAACTCAAAACGTGCTTCGTCGAGGCGCAGTTGATTGAGGTACACCACCCCCAGGTCATTGCGGATCTTGTCATCGGTGGGTGCGGCCTGCGCCGCCCGCTCAAGGTAGGTCACGGCCAACGTGTTATCCCCTCGCCCTGCAGCCAGTTGGCCCAGACCATGATCACCTTCTGCGCTCAAACAGGTCCCCAACAGTCCGCGATACAACGGTCCGGCTTCCGGGCGCCCTAACTGGCGATAAATCCGCGCCTTGCGCAACTGCACTTGGGCATAACGCTCCGGCAGGCTTTGCAGGTTGGCCAGGCTGGCGTGCAACTTGCCTTCCTTGGCCATGTCGTCTGCCAGGTTCATCGACAGCTCCTGATCGCCACTCAACTTGGCGCAACTGCCTTCGGTCATGGACAGCCACGGCGGATTGCTCTGGCCTCCGGTCGCGCACCCGCCCAACAGCAACAACACACAGACGGCGATGATGGCTTTCATAGACAGACTCCAGATCAAGAAGTAAACGCGCGTGAGATAGCGACAAAGCTCGGCCCGGCCAAAACGATCATGAGCGCCGGGAACAGAAACGCCATCATCACTACCGACATCTTCGCGGACATTTTGGAGATGTATTCCTCCATACGGGTCATGCGCCGGTCATCGAGAAGCTCTTTAAGGGTCTGCAACGACTTCATCGCGCCACCCCCCTGTTGAATCAATTGCTGAAGAATCACGCAGGTGTCATTGAACTCATCCACTTCCAGCATGCTCGCGGTTTTGCTCAGTTCCTGGCTCAACTCCAACCCTGAGTCGACCCGGGACAGAATCAGCCGTAACTCGCCAGTGAGCACCGGCAGCAACTGCCGCCCCTCCGTGCTCAGCACCCGCAGTGCCTGCTCAACGGCCATGCCTGACTCAAACAAAATGCGTAGCAAAGGGATGAAGGTCGACACTTCTATCGCCACTTCTTCCTGCCGCTTTTTTGCGACGTAAGCCAGCATTCGCTTGGGTATCAGATAGCCCACAGCCAAAGCGCACAGCAGCACAACCAGCAGGTTGCCCGAGCGCGGAAAGAACAACTCGTGCCCTAAAAACACCAGCCCGGCGAACGCGACCGGCGTGCCGACCTGAAACGCGGCAAACAACGAGCGTTGGCTCGCGTTACGCCAACCCACACGGTTAAGCAGTGTCTGGGTTTCGGTGTCCAGCGAAACGGAGCGCTGTCCAAATTTGCTGTCACCCAGCGCTCGCATCCAGAGACGCAGTTTGCTCGGCCCGGTTTTGTCACCGTCCAGGCGTTGTATCACCCGCTGCTGGCGCATACGGTCCTGGACCATGTTGTTGATCAGCAATCCCAGCACGCCGAGCAGCAGCGCTGCGCAAATTACATAGGCCATGTCATACGCTCCGCACCATGCGCCACAGCGCAAAACTACCCAATAGTTGCATGCCAAGTGCTATCAGCAACATGTGCTGACCGCCCGGGTCATGCCACATTTTGAGCATGTAGCCCGGGTTGGTGAGCATGAAATAGCCCACCACCAACACCGGCAACAGGCCCAACACCCACGCCGTTACACGGGTTTCACCCGTCATGGCTTTCAGCTTGCGGGCACCTTGTTCGCGCTCACGAATCAGGACCATCAGATTGGTCAGCAGCTCACTGGCATTGCCGCCATAACGATGGTTAACCTTAAGTCCCAGGGCGAACATGCGAAATTCGTCGCGCTCATACAGCTCAGCAAAATCTTGTACCGCCTCAGGCAAGCTCACCCCTAGCTGCACGTTGCGCGACACGCGGCTGATACTGCTTTTGAGCGGTTCATTGGCCGCGTCGATGGCAGTCAACACGGCATCGGACAAGGTGCGGCCAGCCTTCAAACTGCGCACGCAGTGATCAAGCAATTGTGGCAGTTGCGACACCATGCGCCGCACCCGGCGGTGGTAGCGCCAGCTGACAAACAATTTCAGTACCACGGGCGGCAATACCACAAACGCAAGCAAGAACACCCAGCCACCGAGCAGTCCCGCCAGCAGCGCAACCCCCAGCCAAATGCTCAACCACAACCCCAGGCGCTCCGAAGGACGGGCCAGCCCGGCCTGTAAAAACGCCCGGTCCAGCCATGCGATACCTGGCGCTTTTTCTACCGTTTGCGGCAAGCCTTCGCTCAAGCGGTCCAGCACCCGATTGGTCGCCGGGTCACGCAGCGTGCGATAGGCCAGGTTCATCGACATCCCGAACATCAACACACTGATCGTAAAAAGCACTAAGGAGGGAGTCATGTTCAGCCCCTCAGCCGTTGGCATTCAAAATCGGATCACGACGTAACTTGTCGCCTGCCGGGTTCTGCGCTTCGCGCATAAAGCCAAAGCCGGTGCGCTTGTCGAGGCGGAACAGCGTGTTGGTGACGTACACATCGTCACGCACACCGACCACCTCCAGCACTTCACTGACACACCGCCGACCATCCGGCATGCGCGTCAGCTGGATGATCACGTCCAACGCAGCGCAAATCATTTGGCGCAGGGTTTTCTCTGCCACCGTCCGCCCGGTCAAACCGACCAGGGTTTCCAGACGCAGCAAGGCATCTTGTGCAGTGTTGGCGTGCACCGTGCTCATCGAACCATCGTGACCGGTGTTCATCGCGGTCATCACGTCGAGCACTTCAACGCCCCGAATCTCGCCGAGGATGATGCGGTCCGGACGCATCCGCAGGGCGTTTCGAATCAGGTCGCTGGATTTGACTTCACCGTGCCCTTCGGCATTCGGCGGGCGGGTTTCGAGGCGCACCACGTGCGGGTGGGCCAATTGCAATTCAGCCACGTCTTCGATGGTGACCAGACGTTCATGCGGGTTGATCAGTTGACTCAGGATGTTCAGCAACGTGGTTTTACCGGTACCGGTACCGCCGCTGATCAAGATGTTGCAACGCTTGCCCACCGCGTCCTGGAAAAATTCGTAGATCGCCTGATCGATGGTTTGCATCGCCACCAGGTCGCTGCTTTTGAGCATATCCTTGCGAAATTTCCGAATCGACAGACAGGGGCCGTCCAGCGCAATCGGCGGGATGATCGCATTGACCCGGCTACCATCCGGCAGGCGCGCATCGACCATCGGTGACGACTCATCCAGGCGCCGACCGAGCGGCGCCAGAATGCGTTGCATCACCCGCTCAACGTGGTGATCGTCGATAAAACGCAGATCGCTCTGGCTCAAAATCCCCGCACGTTCCACAAACACCCGGTGCGGGCCGTTGACCAGAATCTCGGTCACGGCCGGGTCGCGCAGCAGCACTTCAAGCGGTCCGAAACCGGTCAGTTCATCGACGATCTCTTCAGCCAGCCGCTCCATCTCATAACGCGATATGGCCAGGTGCAGGCGCGATACATATTCAGCCACACGATCCGTCACAAATTGCGACAAAGCGTGACGCGAATCTTCCAGCAGATTTTTTCCGCTCTCCTCAAGGGCATCAATGATGTAACGGTGCAGCACCAGTTTCAGGCCGTCGTGGTCGGCGTGCCCGTCTTTGTACAAGCCAGAACCGAATAACTGTTCATTGGTCATTTCGACCCCCACAGGCGGTTCAACCAATTACCGGATGCGTCAGAAGACTGACCCGGCAACTGCGATCGCTTCGCCAACTGATCACCGATTTTTTTCAACCCTTGGCTCAGGGCCTCGCGCGGGGCCAACTCATACAGCGTCACTGCCTGATTCTTGGCATTGATCCGCAACTCGGGGCTCAGCGGTAACGTGGCCACCACCGGAAAACCAAAACTCTTGGCCAGCGCATCCGCATCAGGGGCAACGCCGCGCAAGTAACGGTCGACCACCAGAGCAGCGTGATCGAGCTTCATGCCCTTGGCACGCCACACGCTGAGCACGTCCAGATTGCGTCGGCAATCGAGCACACTTTGATCGGTGTACCAGAGCAACTTGTCGCAGTGGCTGACAAAGGTACGTAACGCCTCACCGTCCGGTTGCCCCGTGAGGTTCACCACAATGTGTTGAAAGTGCTGACGCAAGGCGCTGAGCAACATGTACAACTCGGCGGCGCTGGTCTGTTCCACCGGCTCATCGTTGGCACTGTTGGCCAACACGCGCATGCCGCCAGGTGCGCTGGTAAACGCACTGTCGATCAAGGTGCTGTCCAGACGCCGCAAATGACGCAGGGCATCGCCAAAAAAGAACGAACTTTCCAGGCCCAGCAACGCCAGGCCGTCACCCCGCGGAATGCCCAAATCCAGAAACAGGGTTTTCTGCCCGCTCTTTTGCACTTCCAGGCCCAAGTGGCTGGCGACCAATGCACCATCGGCGTTGCATTGCGCGCTGAACAGCACCGTCAGGCCTCCCAGCTCGGTATTCGGCACCGTAGGCGGCAAGCGTTTGCTCAAGCGCCGAACCAGCCCGGCCACCTCACTGGAACGCGAGCCGTAGGCGACAAAGTCTCGCGCCCCGGCACGCATTGCATTTAATACCAACTGGTTATCCATGCCGTCGCCCAACGCGACAATGGCCAGCATCGGCTTGGCTTCCAGCGCACCTTCAATCAGCGCGCACTGCGACACCACTTTTTCGCGGTCCAGCCCCACAAACACCAGCCCGGCGAAGGTCACGTCAATCAACGCCAGCAGCTCATCCAGGCTACTGCTTCCGGCGCCCACGACTTGCCCCAGCGGCGCCAGCGCACCTTGTAACCACTCAAGGTCCGTGTTGTTGCGCGTTAGCGCGAGAAACGTCTGGCTCAGGCTCTGGCTCATTGGGATAACCCACTACGGCGGTTGAAATTGCCGTTTTCCAGGAAGTACAGGCGATACCAGTTAGGGTCGTAATTGCGCAGGTTTTCGCCGGGTAGACTAGGCAACTGTGCATTGGCCGCCAGCGGCTGAACCAGATGCGGGGTCACGATCATCAGCAGCTCTTTGTCTTCGCGGCTGATGTTCGAATCGCGAAAGAACGCACCGAGTACCGGAATGTCGCCCAGCCCCGGAAATTTATTCACCTGCGAACTGTTGCGCGAGCTGATCAAACCACTGATGACGAAGCTCTCACCATCGCCCAAAGAAATGCTGGTATCGGTACGTCGAATGTTCAGCCCCGGCACCGCAGTACCGGCAATCGTCACCGCGTTGGTGTAATCCAGTTCGCTGACTTCGGGCGCCACTTTGAGCAGGATCCGATCACGCCCTATCACCGTCGGCGTCAGCGTGAGGCGAATACCAAACTCTTTGTATTCGATGGAAACGTTATCGCTGCCACTGCTGGGCACCGGGATAGGCACTTCGCCACCCGCGAGAAACGTTGCACTCTGCCCGCTCAGGGCAACCAGACTTGGACGCGCCAGGGTGTAAGCAAAACCACTGCCTTCTAGCGCATTGATCATGGCCTTGACCCGACCTCCGCCAAAACCAATGTTGAAGTACTTGCCGTTAGCCACCGGGCCGCCGGTAATCACGCTCTCGGCATTGCTGATAAATGAGCCCGGCGAGCCGAACAGAAAGTCTTTGCCCATGCCGAAAATCGAGGTGCTGGCTTCTTGCAACTTGGTACGGCTGACTTCAACAAAACGAATATCGGTTTGCACCTGGCTAGGCAATGTCGCATCGGCAGACGGTGGCAATGAGGTGCTGGTAAAGCCATCAGTCGCACGACCCTTGACGAACACCATGCTCTGGCGCGGCGACTTCGAGCAGGCCGTCCAGACCATCAGGCTGGTGGTGCCCGGCGCCACACCGGTCAGCAAAAAGTCATTGCTGCCGTTGGCATGCACATCGGCAACGGTGGGGTCGCCCACTGCGATGCGCGAAATACTGACGGGGGAATTCAGTGCTTGCTGGGCGCCTTGGGTCACTTCCAATACCGCAGGCAACGGCCCGAGCGCGGTGCAATTGTTTGAGGCGGCCAAGGCCATTTCAAAGGGCAAACTGCTCAAGACCAATGTCCAGGCAACTCGTTTGTACAGTGCAACGCGACGTTCGCTCATGGCGGACTTCCTTGTAGATCAGGAGTTTATTGACCAGGCTGCTTAGCCGCTTGATTGCCGCGAATAATTTCAATACCGCGTGGCCGAGGAGCGCCGTAATTACCGGGCACCGGGGCTTTTACCGGGTTGACCATGGACAACTGGTTGAACTGATACAGGCTGCGCTTGGCGTTATCGATAGTGTTCGATGTCGCCTTTTCGCCTGCCCAGTATTTGCTCAGGCGCTGCTCTTCGGCGCTGCGCACGGCCAGGCGCAAAGTACCGGCCTGAGTAGCAAGCATCAGTTGATCAAGCAGCGGTTCGGGAACGGCCAGGACTGCGGTGCGTGCAACGACGCGCCGTTGTGTTTGCTTTAGAGCTTCTTCGGCATTCAGCGGGGGATTGGCCGGTTGGCCGTCGCTGGTCAAGCCCATCTCATCACCCACACTCAGCACTCGCACGGCTGGCAGCACCACCTGCGCGGACTGTTGCGGGTTGGCCGTGTCCTGGCGCAAAAACAACAGAACATCGACGTAATCGCCTGGCGTTAATTGCCCGGCGGCGCCGATCACTTCATCAATCGCGACTGCCAGCGCGCGCTCGTCAGGACGAATCATCCGCGCCAATGGGCCACCCACTTCAAAACTTTGCTCATTGACCCAAGTCCCTGCACTCAGGC
This window encodes:
- a CDS encoding pilus assembly protein TadG-related protein — protein: MSPQLRGMHFKAPQQQRGAIGLMAALTLGMVLLFMLLVVDSGRLYFEQRKLQRVADMAALEAVTRGGSCANGTATTYVNASATRNNFAPGGAQKISPTCGTLVTGSDNLRTFKLDATQSSAIRVIATTTVPTSVAGGLWNLLTKKGIDLTTNLTASAVGTIGGAPLAMLTIRSTLANIDSTKSPILNALIGGLLGGSLNLSAVSWQGLATTDINLLGYLNQLISLNPSIGSYDELLKTNIKLTQLLEAAVTVLKKNGPGADIAVNALGAVIDLVALTNGTQVLKLGDLINIKNGTPSAGLDANLKVFDLLQGLVQLSNGKSAVSAHLTINPLNLVNIDVYTKVIQPPQLSAIGNPALIKKDYTGPNQISVRTAQVQTRIQIGLPLLNALQPLTNLLTSLVSTVAEIVGKVLQLNLIAAVECLLNCKSVASLSLLSEIDIYIEAASANSYVTDYSCISDTSKTLTAQANTALAKVSIGAPPKTGTFPPIDVTTNSLIIAPVNLININMKTCALAILCSTGNGDGGSFNLKVHTDVAPSKKTLLYASPDLLGVKQATTYQSFGSNANVLQISNASGSVITTSYTPPAGKTVTGSLLEAVSGLINTLTSSLITVLNGILGSLVNPILNTLLTALGVNIAVADVGANLSCNQGGRPQLIL
- a CDS encoding PAS domain-containing sensor histidine kinase; translation: MNRDDGVFERLLGRSNERVPAFSEPLARSEAGIQLVLDHQGRVLETHGLQRYGLARGQGHGAPRLLLDYMVPGSTMALEGVPADWVGQSLDLDFQCVGLRVVHTRGWVQPQADGWLLQLLDISDLRLGSQQARSREQCTQLTLRVGEQLRQCGFTRLSEVADEALQNVAQHGRVPCMALALRDESQPGWYLYSAYHAFDAPKLWTAGQMLGGLFDPLTGSSPQRVERDGNPRLNDLFGNADGVLVPYYDQQGLSAWLLLGFYPASLHGPQMSASDWLQVCAGLAGPLLDRLREQQHQQQQVRTHALQELLGTGWWEWSTSLQQVQLAPQLGASLLSTQEPLTRDAWLALFHPVDRDELNYRFNELLEHGTTLLFCARLHQPQSAQTAPWYRVQGQVLGTGPERRIVGFMLDVSDIKHQQLQADAAHARLNNLIASSPAVIYVQRYEEGALLPEFFSDSLQPLLGWTLAESTGAELIEWIHPDDREQYFERTRQLLRNGSARSRYRLRDRGGNYHWLLDEAKLLRDDVGLPVEAVGLWLDVTEATETAERVKRSEERYRILVEDSPAMICRYQPDLTLTFGNQPLAHYLECTTEQLAGINLGSWLSAEQREAFVQRISKLSPENPVSTAEISLQLPGREYAWWVWSDRGVFDAEGTLLEIQAVGRDNTEVRRSQQQLTHSAKMATLGEMATGLAHEINQPLNVMRMAIVNVLKRLSNGDVQVDYLQDKLARIDAQIQRAARVVDHMRVFGRRSEVEQQVFNPVQALEGTLALLGEGLRGKGVELRSESLESTLLVRGHADQLEQVLINLLVNARDALMSKRETDREFQPWITLSAQACGNCVRLWVEDNAGGIDPRLLERIFEPFFTTKPIGLGTGLGLSVSYGIIDNMGGRLSVSNTGHGARFCVELPVVDQSELSKD
- a CDS encoding TadE/TadG family type IV pilus assembly protein; the protein is MKTGLPQKQKGAVAIEFALVFVIFFAVLYGVVSYSLPLLLMQSFNNSTAEAVRRSVAVDPTSLTDKAYKEAVEKVATDVLTDKLTWVPSAVRDSIQKKAEYDLNNKILKVTVKLPSTALSNIMPVLKLPGITVPSLPDDLQAQSSLQL
- a CDS encoding prepilin peptidase, whose product is MIHFLVVFIWFIACATQDLIQRQIANSLTFGAAALALLYMLWTGHTWLGASAGEGGWALLIALVLTLPGYALNKLGAGDVKLLIALALATDRQMLLGTFIGAGLGAGLWYWLAPKFRSLLNQRLNPHGMEPTLQTSKKLPFAPFLLFGFTVTTLCIP
- a CDS encoding response regulator transcription factor, coding for MNKLTSLIKVLVVDDQPLIVEELSEFLESSGYRCVPCVSSREAIAAFVADPEISLVLCDLHMPDMNGIELTQHLQKIAGKRRLFESILLTGRADKQDVIKALRIGIADYYQKPVDLDELLEGIKRQDAVLQERKKTEHLGHLNQKMQFLAASIDGLYHDMESVMRPAQTVPSPPPEQAQVEGQVPPIFKQLSPRQLDVAKLVGKGQTNYQIACDLGITENTVKLYVSQVLRLTHMNNRTQLALALSPSAASQQHRQTAH
- a CDS encoding DUF3613 domain-containing protein is translated as MKVSIHVGVLLAVLPLSALAIQPGPAAQSQQETERWLQLQINGQAKSAVTQTATPAERERSLQRWLDSYTHPIPEYYKQSEGGKAKQE